A region from the Triplophysa rosa linkage group LG4, Trosa_1v2, whole genome shotgun sequence genome encodes:
- the gpalpp1 gene encoding GPALPP motifs-containing protein 1 isoform X2, translated as MSIQHLIGPALPPMLGVHSDEEDAIIGPALPPLYKAAEYSDSCEDSDQEEVVFKRAKYSSRNKSSSKRGLVKEETYTKQTKKDDDGNDDGFFGPALPPGYKNLDRSPEGPSVLGPALPPGFKIHTEDEEGGNDDSRGFLGPALPPGYKPDLSSSDEGEDDVIGPMPAKVAAQDSVALDFERRAQRMKDKLTGVDTGPAVLARESWMMELPPELQHVGLGARTFKKRSGPENKDRSIWTDTPADRERKARERLEAKEKGESVKDEGPRLSQKELEMAEKVSQYNESKRGESLISMHTKKMKREAEEDAKKPVERRSFDRDMDLQVNRFDEAQKKALLKKSQELNTRFSHSKDRMFL; from the exons ATGTCGATTCAACATTTAATTGGACCCGCTTTGCCACCAATGTTGGGTGTTCATTCAGATGAAGAAGACGCAA TCATAGGTCCAGCTTTACCTCCACTGTATAAAGCTGCAGAGTACTCTGATTCATGTGAGGACAGTGATCAAGAGGAAGTTGTGTTCAAGAGGGCCAAATACTCATCTAGGAACAAGTCTTCGTCAAA AAGGGGCCTTGTGAAGGAAGAAACATATACAAAGCAAACTAAAAAGGACGATGATGGTAATGATGATGGTTTCTTCGGTCCAGCTCTTCCCCCAGGATATAAAAATCTAGACAGGTCACCTGAAGG GCCATCTGTTTTAGGACCTGCACTTCCTCCAGGCTTTAAAATACACACTGAAGATGAAGAGGGGGGAAATGATGATTCAAGAGGATTTTTAGGACCAGCCCTACCCCCAGGTTATAAACCAGATTTGTCAAGCAGTGATGAAGGGGAGGATGATGTCATCGGACCCATGCCAGCCAAAGTGGCCGCACAGGACTCTGTGGCTTTGGATTTTGAAAGAAGAGCTCAAAGGATGAAAGACAAACTTACAGGAGTTGat ACTGGCCCAGCAGTGCTTGCCAGAGAGAGCTGGATGATGGAGTTGCCTCCTGAGTTGCAGCATGTGGGCCTGGGTGCACGCACCTTTAAGAAGAGATCAGGCCCAGAGAATAAAGACCGCTCAATCTGGACAGACACTCCGGCTGATCGTGAACGAAAAGCTAGG GAGCGACTGGAGGCTAAAGAGAAGGGGGAATCAGTCAAAGATGAGGGGCCCCGTCTCTCTCAGAAAGAGCTTGAGATGGCTGAAAAAGTTTCACAATATAAT GAGTCCAAGCGTGGTGAATCTCTCATCAGTATGCACACTAAAAAGATGAAGAGGGAAGCCGAGGAGGATGCTAAAAAGCCTGTGGAGAGAAGATCCTTCGACCGAGACATGGATCTCCAGGTCAATCGCTTTGATGAGGCTCAGAAAAAAGCCTTGCTCAAGAAGTCACAAGAACTAAATACCCGCTTCTCTCACAGCAAAGATCGCATGTTCCTGTGA
- the gtf2f2a gene encoding general transcription factor IIF subunit 2 isoform X2 → MSDKGDVDLTGAKQNAGVWLVKVPKYLSQQWAKATGRGEVGKLRIAKNQGKAEVSFTLNEDLTTIDSIGEKASLVRAPREHPFTLQTVGGQTLAVFTESSSDKIALEGMVVQRAECRPAVSENYMRLKRLQIEESSKPLRFSQQLDKAVTTNYKPVANHTYNLDYEKRKKEEGKRARADKQQVLDMLFSAFEKHQYYNIKDLVDITKQPVIYLKEILRDIGIYNVKGTHKNTWELKPEYRHYQNEEKSD, encoded by the exons ATGTCGGACAAGGGGGATGTGGATTTAACTGGCGCAAAACAAAATGCTGGTGTATGGCTGGTGAAA GTCCCAAAGTATTTATCACAGCAATGGGCAAAAGCAACAGGGAGAGGAGAGGTCGGAAAGCTTCGAATTGCAAA GAATCAGGGCAAAGCAGAG GTTTCATTCACACTCAATGAGGACCTGACCACTATAGACAGCATAGGGGAGAAAGCTTCTTTGGTACGAGCACCCAGAGAACATCCATTCACTCTTCAGACTGTTGGTGGACAGACTCTGGCTGTATTTACAGAAAGTTCTTCAG ACAAAATTGCACTGGAAGGAATGGTGGTACAGAGAGCTGAATGCAGACCGGCAGTAAGTGAAAACTACATGAGGCTTAAGAG ACTGCAGATTGAGGAGTCATCCAAACCCCTCAGATTCTCTCAACAGCTTGACAAGGCTGTTACCACCAACTACAAACCTGTGGCTAATCACACCTATAAT CTGGACTATGAGAAGAGGAAGAAAGAAGAAGGGAAGAGGGCACGTGCAGATAAACAGCAGGTGCTGGACATGCTGTTTTCCGCCTTTGAGAAGCATCAGTATTATAATATTAAGGATCTTGTGGATATCACAAAACAGCCTGTG ATTTACTTGAAGGAGATTCTTCGAGACATTGGCATCTACAATGTCAAAGGCACCCACAAAAACACCTGGGAGCTTAAACCGGAGTACAGGCACtatcaaaatgaagaaaagagtGACTGA
- the gtf2f2a gene encoding general transcription factor IIF subunit 2 isoform X1 — translation MSDKGDVDLTGAKQNAGVWLVKVPKYLSQQWAKATGRGEVGKLRIAKNQGKAEVSFTLNEDLTTIDSIGEKASLVRAPREHPFTLQTVGGQTLAVFTESSSGQSDAEASSPGTGTGPDKIALEGMVVQRAECRPAVSENYMRLKRLQIEESSKPLRFSQQLDKAVTTNYKPVANHTYNLDYEKRKKEEGKRARADKQQVLDMLFSAFEKHQYYNIKDLVDITKQPVIYLKEILRDIGIYNVKGTHKNTWELKPEYRHYQNEEKSD, via the exons ATGTCGGACAAGGGGGATGTGGATTTAACTGGCGCAAAACAAAATGCTGGTGTATGGCTGGTGAAA GTCCCAAAGTATTTATCACAGCAATGGGCAAAAGCAACAGGGAGAGGAGAGGTCGGAAAGCTTCGAATTGCAAA GAATCAGGGCAAAGCAGAG GTTTCATTCACACTCAATGAGGACCTGACCACTATAGACAGCATAGGGGAGAAAGCTTCTTTGGTACGAGCACCCAGAGAACATCCATTCACTCTTCAGACTGTTGGTGGACAGACTCTGGCTGTATTTACAGAAAGTTCTTCAG GGCAGTCAGATGCTGAGGCCAGCAGCCCAGGTACAGGTACAGGCCCAG ACAAAATTGCACTGGAAGGAATGGTGGTACAGAGAGCTGAATGCAGACCGGCAGTAAGTGAAAACTACATGAGGCTTAAGAG ACTGCAGATTGAGGAGTCATCCAAACCCCTCAGATTCTCTCAACAGCTTGACAAGGCTGTTACCACCAACTACAAACCTGTGGCTAATCACACCTATAAT CTGGACTATGAGAAGAGGAAGAAAGAAGAAGGGAAGAGGGCACGTGCAGATAAACAGCAGGTGCTGGACATGCTGTTTTCCGCCTTTGAGAAGCATCAGTATTATAATATTAAGGATCTTGTGGATATCACAAAACAGCCTGTG ATTTACTTGAAGGAGATTCTTCGAGACATTGGCATCTACAATGTCAAAGGCACCCACAAAAACACCTGGGAGCTTAAACCGGAGTACAGGCACtatcaaaatgaagaaaagagtGACTGA
- the gpalpp1 gene encoding GPALPP motifs-containing protein 1 isoform X1, with protein MSIQHLIGPALPPMLGVHSDEEDAIIGPALPPLYKAAEYSDSCEDSDQEEVVFKRAKYSSRNKSSSNRRGLVKEETYTKQTKKDDDGNDDGFFGPALPPGYKNLDRSPEGPSVLGPALPPGFKIHTEDEEGGNDDSRGFLGPALPPGYKPDLSSSDEGEDDVIGPMPAKVAAQDSVALDFERRAQRMKDKLTGVDTGPAVLARESWMMELPPELQHVGLGARTFKKRSGPENKDRSIWTDTPADRERKARERLEAKEKGESVKDEGPRLSQKELEMAEKVSQYNESKRGESLISMHTKKMKREAEEDAKKPVERRSFDRDMDLQVNRFDEAQKKALLKKSQELNTRFSHSKDRMFL; from the exons ATGTCGATTCAACATTTAATTGGACCCGCTTTGCCACCAATGTTGGGTGTTCATTCAGATGAAGAAGACGCAA TCATAGGTCCAGCTTTACCTCCACTGTATAAAGCTGCAGAGTACTCTGATTCATGTGAGGACAGTGATCAAGAGGAAGTTGTGTTCAAGAGGGCCAAATACTCATCTAGGAACAAGTCTTCGTCAAA CAGAAGGGGCCTTGTGAAGGAAGAAACATATACAAAGCAAACTAAAAAGGACGATGATGGTAATGATGATGGTTTCTTCGGTCCAGCTCTTCCCCCAGGATATAAAAATCTAGACAGGTCACCTGAAGG GCCATCTGTTTTAGGACCTGCACTTCCTCCAGGCTTTAAAATACACACTGAAGATGAAGAGGGGGGAAATGATGATTCAAGAGGATTTTTAGGACCAGCCCTACCCCCAGGTTATAAACCAGATTTGTCAAGCAGTGATGAAGGGGAGGATGATGTCATCGGACCCATGCCAGCCAAAGTGGCCGCACAGGACTCTGTGGCTTTGGATTTTGAAAGAAGAGCTCAAAGGATGAAAGACAAACTTACAGGAGTTGat ACTGGCCCAGCAGTGCTTGCCAGAGAGAGCTGGATGATGGAGTTGCCTCCTGAGTTGCAGCATGTGGGCCTGGGTGCACGCACCTTTAAGAAGAGATCAGGCCCAGAGAATAAAGACCGCTCAATCTGGACAGACACTCCGGCTGATCGTGAACGAAAAGCTAGG GAGCGACTGGAGGCTAAAGAGAAGGGGGAATCAGTCAAAGATGAGGGGCCCCGTCTCTCTCAGAAAGAGCTTGAGATGGCTGAAAAAGTTTCACAATATAAT GAGTCCAAGCGTGGTGAATCTCTCATCAGTATGCACACTAAAAAGATGAAGAGGGAAGCCGAGGAGGATGCTAAAAAGCCTGTGGAGAGAAGATCCTTCGACCGAGACATGGATCTCCAGGTCAATCGCTTTGATGAGGCTCAGAAAAAAGCCTTGCTCAAGAAGTCACAAGAACTAAATACCCGCTTCTCTCACAGCAAAGATCGCATGTTCCTGTGA